TGGATCTGCGTGTCGGAGGCCTGCGAGCTCGAGCGGCCGAGGTCGGCCATGAAGCCCACCGCGGTGCCGCTGCCGAAGGAGAGGAGCAGCGCGAGGGCCGAGGCCCCGGCGATGAGGCCCGTGCGGAGGCCGCGCCGCATGCGCTTCGGCGGCACGGGGTCGCCCATGGCGTCCACGGCGAACGGGCGTCCGAAGGCGTCGGTCGCGGGGGCCGGCCAGGGCTGTCCGGCGGGGTGGCCGCCGGCGGGCATCGCGGTCGCGTAGGCGGCCGTGGGCTGCTGCGCGGTGGGCTGGGGCGTGGTGGGGGCGCCGGCGCCGACCGCGGGGCCCGCGGTGGCGTGCGCGTCGGTCGGGGCGGTCCAGGCGGCGGGCGCGGCGGGGGTGGAGGGCGCGGCAGGCGCGCTGGGCGCGGCGGGGCCGCTGGCCGCGGGACCGGCGGGCGCCGGCCAGGCGGGCTGCGCGGGCACGGGCGCGCCGTCGGCCGGAGCGGCAGGCGCTGCCGGAGCGGCGGGCGCGGCCGGAGCGGCAGCCGGGGTCGCGGCGTCGGTCGGGCGGGTGGCGTCGATGGGGGCCTCGTCCGGACGTCCGGTCGGCTCCTGGGGTGTCTCGTTCATGACGGGTCCTTCGTGTCTCGGGTGGCCCGGTGGGGGCCATGAGGAGATCACACCCGGCGACCCTATGAGCAGCCCATGACGCGCACGAGCGTCCGCCATGCATCCTGGGCCCTGCCCGGGCGTACCCTGAGCGGCATGACGCGGAGGTCGGAGGGCGAGGACGAGCCGGCCGGCGTGGATCCGCGGTTCGACCCGGCCTTCCAGCGGGCCGCGGCGTCTCCGCCCGCTCCCCGGCCGGATCCGCGTACGGGCGCCGACGCCGAGGCTCCGGCCCCGCCTCCCGAGGATCCGCAGCGGGCGTCGGCGCAGAGCCAGCCAGGAGCGCAGACCGTCGATCGCCTGACCGTCGCCCGCTGGCTCGCCCCGGCGCTCTGGATCCTCGCCTTCGCCTTCCCCGCCGGGGGCCTCGGCCTGCGCGCGCTCGCCGCGGGTATCGCGACTTCGATGCCGTACTCCAGCTTCGGCGACCCGCTGGGGGAGCGCTGGCTCCTCGACCTCGTGCCCCTGCTCGTGACCCTGGCGCCGGGCGTCGTCGCGGGCGGCCCGATGGCCGTGATCGCGGCGCTCGCCGTGCACGCCCTGCGCCGCCGGCCCGCCCGGGCCGCGACCGACGACCGCGAGGCCGGCGTCCCCCGCGCGTAGGCTCGACCCATGGAGCAGAGAAGCCTCGGCAGGACCCATCGGAACGTCTCGGTCATCGGACTCGGGACATGGCAGCTCGGCGGCGACTGGGGTGACGTGGCCGAGGACGACGCGCTCGCGGTGCTCGACGCCGCGGCGGACGCGGGCATCACCTTCTTCGACACGGCCGACGTCTACGGCGACGGCCGCAGCGAGACGATCATCGGATCCTGGCTCCGCGCGCACCCGGACGCCGGCGTCACGGTCGCGACGAAGATGGGCCGGCGCGACGCGCAGGACCCCGCGAACTTCACCCTCGACCGCTTCCGCGAGTGGACCGACCGCTCGCGCCGCAACCTCGGCGTCGAGACCCTCGACCTCGTCCAGCTGCACTGCCCGCCCACGCCCGTCTTCTCGAGCGATCGCGTGTACGACGCCCTCGACGAGCTCGTCGCCGACGGCGCGATCGCGTCCTACGGCGTGAGCGTCGAGACGACCGACGAGGCCCTCCTCGCCATCGCGCGCCCCGGCGTCGCGAGCGTGCAGATCATCCTCAACGCGTTCCGCCTCAAGCCGCTCGACCGCGTGCTGCCGGCCGCCGTCGAGGCGGGCGTCGGGATCATCGCCCGCGTGCCGCTCGCGTCCGGCCTCCTCAGCGGCCGGTACACCGCGGACACCACCTTCGCGGAGACCGACCACCGCAACTTCAACCGCGGAGGCGCCGCGTTCGACGTGGGGGAGACCTTCTCGGGCGTCGACTACGACGACGGCGTCGCCGCGGCCCGCGAGTTCGCGGCCGCCGCGCACGAGGCGGCGCCCGACCTCACGCCCGCGCAGGTCGCGCTCGCCTGGATCGTGCAGCGCGAGGGCGTCTCCGCCGTGATCCCCGGCGCCCGCAACGCGGAGCAGGCCCAGGCGAACGCGCGCGCCGGCGACGCCCCCGCGCTCGGCGAGGTCTTCGAGCGCCAGGTGGCGGACGTCTACGACCGGTACTTCCGCGCGGCGGTCCACCCGCGCTGGTAGTCCGCGGGACGCACGACGGCCCGGTCAGCTTCGCGCTGGCCGGGCCGTCGTGCGTGCGGGGAGCGCTACTGCAGGGAGTCGCAGGCGCTCGACATCTGCGTCTTCAGCTCGTCGCTGATCGGCTGGCCGACGCCGGGCGCGAGCTGGTCGGCGAGGGCCGTGATCTGCTCGCCGGCCGCGGCGGCGCCGCTCTCGGTCGAGGCGGAGATCTCGGTGCCGAGGTCGCGGAACGCCTGGACGTCCGACTCCTCGAGCGTGGACTTGTCCTTCAGGCCGCAGGCGATGTCGCGGGTCTTCGCGGCGATGGCCTCGCGGGAGCCGGGTGCGGCGGCGTCGCCGGATCCGGCGTCGCCCTCGGTCGTCGCCTCGGGCGTGGGGCTCGCGGCCTCGGCGGATGCGGAGGTGGACGGGGTCGGCGTCGCGGCGTCGTCGGCGGCCGGCGAGCTGCAGCCGGCGAGCGCGAGGCCGAGCACGAGGCCCAGCCCGGCGATCCCGGCGCGCAGGCGGCGCGTGGTCAGAGGGGTCTGCGGAGAGGTCATGCCCTCACACTATCCAGCGCAGCGAGGCGATCTTCCGCGGGGGCGGGGACTCTGGGGCGCGGATCCGGTGGGTCGTCGTCCAGGCGGCCGGCCGGCCGTCAGGTCATGACCGGGACGGGCTCCGTGTCCGGGATGGGGCCCGCGTCGCGGCCGCGGAGGTCCGGGCTGTGCCGGTGGAAGACGGCGGCGATGGCCGCGCCCGCCGCGAGGAGCGCCGCCGCGACGACGAACGCGCCCTGCGCCCCCTGCGCGTCGATGACGAAGCCGGCGGCGGCGGAGCCGAGCGCGGCGCCGATGAGCTGCCCGGTGCCGACCCAGCCGTACGCCTCCGCGGTGTCGCTGAAGCGCACCGACGACGAGACCACGGCGAACAGCACGGCCAGCGCGGGCGCGATGCCGACGCCCGCGAAGAACAGGAACACGGACAGCCAGACGACGTTCATCGACACGGCCGCGATGGCGGTGCCGGCGAGGATGATCGCCATGCGCCGGGCCATGGCCCACGGGCTGATGGGGATGTGGCCGAGCGCGAGGCCGCCGATGAGCGAGCCGACCGCGAAGATCGCGAGGACGAAGCCCGCCTCGGGCCCGCCGTGCCCGAACACGGCGACGACGCCCGCCTCGATGGCCGCGCACGCCGCGATGAGGAGGAAGCCGACGATCGTGCTGAGGAGCACCGGCGGACGCCCGAGCACGACGCCGAAGCGCCGCTTGCTGCGGGGGATGCGGACCCGGCCGAGCTCGGGGGAGGAGATGAACCACGCACCGCCGCCGACGAGGAACGCGGCCGCTACGAGGATCCCCGCGCTCGTGTCGACCTGGATCGCGAGGAACGTCGCGATGACGGGCCCGAGCACCCAGATGATCTCCTGCGCCGACGCGTCGAGCGAGAACAGCGGCGTGAGCTGCTTGGAGTTGACCATCTTCGGGTAGATGGTGCGGACGGCCGGCTGCACGGGCGGGTTCGCGAGGCCGGCGAGGAGCCCCAGGCCCATGAACGCGGGGACGGAGGTGCCCGCGTCGCCGAGCGCCACCGCGACCACGGCGACCGTGCACACGGCCGAGGTGAGGATGAGGACGGGGCGCATGCCCCATACGCCCATCCACCGGCTCGTGAGGGGACCGGCGACCGCCTGGCCGATGCTCGTCGCGGCGAGCACGAGGCCCGCGGCGCCGTACGACTCGTGGATCCGCTCGACGTGCATGAGGAACGCCAGCGAGAGCATGCCGCCCGGGAAGCGCGCCACGAGCTGGGCGGCGATGATCCGGCCCACGCCGCGGGTCTTGAGGAGGCTTCCGTACGTGCTCACGAGGGTCAGATCCTACCGGCCGCCTGTGGACAGATCAGCACTGACGACGCGTCCGGATAGGCGCATCGGGGGCCCCAAGCCCCTGAATGACGGGGGCCCCTCGTAGGTTCAG
The genomic region above belongs to Clavibacter phaseoli and contains:
- a CDS encoding aldo/keto reductase, yielding MEQRSLGRTHRNVSVIGLGTWQLGGDWGDVAEDDALAVLDAAADAGITFFDTADVYGDGRSETIIGSWLRAHPDAGVTVATKMGRRDAQDPANFTLDRFREWTDRSRRNLGVETLDLVQLHCPPTPVFSSDRVYDALDELVADGAIASYGVSVETTDEALLAIARPGVASVQIILNAFRLKPLDRVLPAAVEAGVGIIARVPLASGLLSGRYTADTTFAETDHRNFNRGGAAFDVGETFSGVDYDDGVAAAREFAAAAHEAAPDLTPAQVALAWIVQREGVSAVIPGARNAEQAQANARAGDAPALGEVFERQVADVYDRYFRAAVHPRW
- a CDS encoding MFS transporter — protein: MSTYGSLLKTRGVGRIIAAQLVARFPGGMLSLAFLMHVERIHESYGAAGLVLAATSIGQAVAGPLTSRWMGVWGMRPVLILTSAVCTVAVVAVALGDAGTSVPAFMGLGLLAGLANPPVQPAVRTIYPKMVNSKQLTPLFSLDASAQEIIWVLGPVIATFLAIQVDTSAGILVAAAFLVGGGAWFISSPELGRVRIPRSKRRFGVVLGRPPVLLSTIVGFLLIAACAAIEAGVVAVFGHGGPEAGFVLAIFAVGSLIGGLALGHIPISPWAMARRMAIILAGTAIAAVSMNVVWLSVFLFFAGVGIAPALAVLFAVVSSSVRFSDTAEAYGWVGTGQLIGAALGSAAAGFVIDAQGAQGAFVVAAALLAAGAAIAAVFHRHSPDLRGRDAGPIPDTEPVPVMT